The DNA segment TGATGGTTGTTGCAGCTCTCGCTCTGTTAGCTGGCACAGTAAGTGCCGCCGGACCGGTTGCTTATATCGGCCTTTATGCAGATGCAGCTCACACTGCTTGTGAGTACTGGAATCCGGCCATGACCATGTTCACGCTGTATACCTGGGTAAATCCCAGTGACAATGGTGCGATGTGTGCCGAGTATAAGGTTGAGGCACCTGTAGGCCCGGGCATGATCATTCAGGCTGCTGTAGTGAATCCGGGTGCGAGCGTATCGATGGGCGCTGCCATAGGTGCTCCGGGCGCGAGTGTATGTTTTGGAATGTGTCAGACTGACTGGTTCTATACATACTATGTGCCCATCTGGAGCCTGGACACTACCGCTGGTCTTTTTACACTTCATCCTCATGATGTTGCTGGCGGACCTCAGGTAGCGAATTGTATTCTTCCTGATTATCCGATCGAGCCTGCGACGGTTCTGAACAGCTTTGGTTTGAACACGGTTTGTGAAGAAGCTATCGCAAACGACGAAGCAAGCTGGGGAGCAATCAAGAGCATGGTCAGCGAATAAGTGCTGAAATGCTATAGATTACAAAGGACCCGGTCAGCCGGGTCCTTTTTTTTTGTATCTTCTGTCCCCATCTGTTATAATTACACGTAGAACATACTGCAAATTCCCCCCTGGAACAGGAGATTTCACTTGTCACTATATCCTCTCTCTTTCAGGTCGATCACGAGAGCGGTCCTGCTGGTAATCTTCGGTCTGCCTTTATTGCTTTCGAGTCTGATGGGAGCGGGAACGCGGCTCGTTTCTTCTGATATCTCGTCTGCCGTTTTTGAGATCGATATCCCTGTTGTCGACATTACGAGGATGGAAGATGGACGGGTAAAGCTCAGAATCGAGGGGTATGGCACATTCTCTCCAGAGGGTGCATCGGAGCTTCCGGGGCGAACCTTTCTTGTGGCAGTTCCAGCCACAGGTGTTGTTCGAGTCGAATGGAGCATCATCTCACAAAGTGACCTGGGTATCGTCGATCTGTACAGGGTCCCTGGAAAGAGGCTGGTCGAGGGTGAGGACGGCACGGCGTTGACCGAGTTTTTTGAAGCGGACGATCCATGGGATGGAGAGATCAGACTGGAAAGAGTGGCTGGTGGCAAGCCCTCTTTTATGGGGAGGCAGAGAGTAATTCCCATAAGGGTAAATCCTGTATTCAGGGCGGGTGGCCGTTTTGCGGTGGCGACGAAGATCAGGGTCACAGTTCTTTCGACAGGCGTTGATCGGGCAGAGATGGTCCCGGATGCAGAAGTGGTGAGGATCTCTGGAGCATGGAGAAGCCTCTATGACGAACTGCTTGTGAATCCCCTGGATGTGGAGAAGCATGTACTACCGCTGAAAAGCCGTATGTTCGTGAGATCTCCCTTCGAAGCCGGTAAAAGGCTGAAGATCAGGATACCCGAGACGGGACTATACTCGATCAGGGCGGATTCTCTTATAGCTGCCGGTCTTTCGCCCGACCTTTCAAATACCGGGTTTGCTCTGAAAAAATATTATTTCGACGGGAACGAGCCTGGTCTCGTCAGGAAAGTCGATATTCCGATACACATAATAAAAGGAGAATCCTCACCGCCCGATATCTTTTCGGGGAACGATCTGGTCATATTCCATTCGTATGGTATCAAGGACGATGTCGATGCGGGTGATGTTCATGCCTCATATACGGATTTCAATATCATCTGGCTCGAAGAGGACGTCCCGGGGGTCCTGATGACGGAGTCGGTCATGGAGACAGGATCGGCGCTGCTCGTTTCCGTCTTCGATGCCACCGTTATCGAGAGAAAGGATGCCTGGTACGAAAAAAATATCAATGCAGGGACTGAAGATTTCTATTTTCTGAAGGAACCGGTGTTGGCCCAGGCCGTTATGCCGTTTACTCTGAACGATCCCGAGCCACTTTCGACATTCGATCTGACCGTTCGGTTGATGGGCCTCAAAAGACTCGTTCTACACCAGATCCTGACCTTTCAGTTGAGAAATTCGTCTGGTACATACGATATCGGTTCTGATGAGGTATCCGGGACGAACAACGAAGTATATACATTCAGCGGACTTTCGTCCGGGTACCTGGTAGATGGAGAAAACGAACTGCTTATCTCGAGTGGGACCATGGGGGGATTTACAGTGAACGATTTCACGGTTGATTATCCCGCACGTTTCACCTCGTCCGATAACATGCTTGAGTTCATATTAAAGGTCGCCCTGCCAGTCCAACAGGTGGAAGTCACCGGTCTAGACATCGATGAAGGATACGTCATCGACATATCCGCCCCCTCCTCGCCTGTGTTTTACGATGTCCCCCATGAAAATTTTCAGGACAATACCACATCATTTTCGGCGATCCTTAAGTTGCAGACTTCATCCGACTCAAAATACGTATTTCTTGCCAGAGGGGCAGGCGGTCATATCAAGGTCGACTGGATCTCGGTGGACGACCCTTCGTCCCTCATGGCCGAAGGGGGCCCTTTCGATGCTCTTGTCATCTCACACCCGGATTTTCTCCCCCCGACTGAGACCGTACTGTCCGACTATGTGGCCTGGCGGGAGGGTATGGGCTTCAGGACCCTCACCGTCAATATCGAAGACATATACGACGAGTTCAACGGAGGACTGAAATCGAGCGATGCGATCAAGCGGTTTATAAAGTACGGTTTCGACAACTGGGGAGTTGAATATGTGGTCCTGGTGGGGGACGGGAATGAAGATCACAAACAGGTATTCTATGATCCAAGCCCACTCAGGGGATCACCCCCCGACTTTATTCCTCCATTTACCTATAGCATAGATGTGATCGGGAGTTTCTATGATGATGAAGTGATCTCCACCGATAAGTATTACACATATCTGGACGAGACATGGCCAGAGAGCGGGTATCCGGATGTCTTTCTTGGTCGGCTTCCAGTGGCGAGCAATATCGAGCTCAGGGCTATGATGACCAAGATCAGGGAATACGAGAATACGGAAAATGATGATGGCTGGAGGAGGAATGTCGTCCTGTTCGCTGATGATGCCTGGTCCGACTATCCCAACTACCGTTATAAGTCGGGAGAACTTCACTTCGAGCAGGGGATGGAGAGGATTGCCCTGGCGATTGAGGACGCGCTTCCCGGTGGGTTCGATGTGGACCGGTTGTTCCTTGCCAGATGGACAGATGGGGCTCACGAAATAGGCGAGTCGGGAGTGGTGGTGTTCAGTGAAGCGACAGATTCGACGAGGACATATTTTACTCCATATCTGCTCGACAGGCTGAACGAAGGAGCCCTTTTCTTTTCCTTCCAGGGGCATGCTCACAGGGCGCATCTGAGCAGCGAGTCCGGATTTTCGATGTTCAGCCAGTACAGGGACCTCAACCAGCTCACTGCGGCCAGGAATTTTGTTTTTCTCGGTGCGGGATGCCATATCAGCCAGTTTGCTATTGTCTCCGAGCTCGGCAGGCTCAGCGATGGGCCGAACGGGGACTGTATTACCGAACAGATGCTTTTCAAGTCCCGGGCCGGAGCTGTGGGAACGTATGCCAGCACGGGGTTTGAGGTCCTGGACCAGAACGAGTATTTTTTCGACACGCTTCACGATTATATCTTCAAGACACCGCCGACGGACTCTATTCCTCCCTCCAGGACAGGGACGGGCGCACATTGGGTCCTGGGCGAAATGATAACCATGGCAGAAATCGAGCACATAGGTACCACCTATTATGGGTTTGATCAAACGTTCCGGTACGTATTACTGGGCGACCCCATGCTGACGATCGATGCCGGACCTCCTAATATGACTCTGGAAGCCGACTGGGGTGACGGCTGGGTCAGCCTGGACAGTGACACACTTAGATCGGGGAACAGTTCTAACACCGGAAGACTGAGATTCACCGCCACGGATGTAGTGGGGTTGGGAGGAGTGAAGTTCGTGGTCGACGGGGAGGACCGGACCGGTGATCTGGAGATATCGCGGTCAGGTGACGAATCTCTGACATGGCCGAGAAGCTGGTCGGCAGAGACGGACTATGTAGTGTCGCTCGACGATCATTCGCTGTTGTTCTCGGTCCTGACTCCGGATGGGACAGAAGCGGGAAGTATCGAGTTGATGGTTGAGACCGGTGTAAGGCTTTTTCACAGTGGTGATATAGAGATATTTCCCGGTGGAGAAGCTCCCCCGGAGGGTGAGTTTCGTATTGTGATAGATCTTCCCGTCTACCTGCAGGAACCTCCTCTCATGGAACTGGACGGAATCGAGTTTGCCGGAGCGAATCTGAGTGTGCCGGATGGAGCCGATTCGACGCACTGGGAAGGGACATTCGAAGCCAGGTTCGTGGGTGGCAGCCACACCTTCACGGTTTACGTGGGACAGCAATCGGTCGAATTCACCTTCCTGATATCGGGGAGCGAACTGGTAATGGACAGTTATAACTACCCCAACCCGTTCAGGACGGGTACGAAAATATGTTATACGCTGAATTTCCCCGCCGATTCGGGAAACATAACGATATACAATGTAAGCGGGCGACTTATCAGGACGCTGCCAGTCCCTTCGGATATGCTTGAAGCAGCAGATTATAGTGCTGCGAACTTCGTCTACTGGGACGGCAGGGATATGGCCGGTGACCGAGTTGCCAACGGCAGCTATATCATACTTCTCGAGATGGTTAAGGACGGCAGGGATACACGGTTTCAGTCCATCTCGATCAAACTCGAGTAAGCACTCGTCGTCAATTGCGAGAAGAACAATCTCAGATTCCTCTTGTCCGTACAGCGAGATACTCAAGAAATCTCTTTACCTCGCGAACTCTTCCCTACTAGAATAGTCCCGGAAGGATCAGATTATAAACAAACGGAGGTCGAGACTTGGACACGCGCCTGGATGAGCTCAGGAGCAGGAGCAATCGATTGATCGTCGGGATAGAAGCCGGGAACAGTAACCGGAGTATCTCTGCCGCCATCGTGGAAGTCTCGGGCAGGGGAGACGATACTATAATAGATATCTATTCGTTTAAGGATATCGAACTCCCCGGGGAACTTGTCGCAGCTCTGGAAGCTCTTGGCAGGATCGACGATTTCGATTCAGAAGAGATAGCCGGCATCAATTTTCTTCTGATCCACCAGATAAACGGCCTTTTTCAGGACCTTTTCGACGATATTCAACTGGAACCGGAAGATGTGGACGTGCTGGGAGTAAAATGTCTGGAAATAGCTGGTAAACGGCTCCCGGAGGATCCTTCGGTGATCAGTGAGATGACAGGTTGCATAGTCGCGAGTCGGTTCAGAATTGAACTGGAGAACGGTAAGGGACCGGAACTCGATATCGTGGAGCCTATTCTGAGGAAAATGGTAGGAGAGATCATGGAAAGGCTCGAGATCGATATGGAAGCCAGCGAAGCTGTCGCGGTGGCCCTGATGGCCAACGAATCCGTATACAGCGATGGGGTGGAAGTGGATAAGGCAGATCCCACGGACAAGGAGAGAGCCGGTCTTTACGGAGAATTCTATTTTCCTGCCTGAGCCATCCGGTCGCTGCTCTCCCCGTTAAACTATCATGATGAAAGGCTGTTTGATGAGATACGCGATCGTGGGAATAGCTATACTCGCTCTCGCAACGGTGATTTCTTGCGGAAGGCCGGAACCTGTCTACATTTCGGGAGACCCGGAAGCGCCCGATGAACAGTCATCACTGCCGGGCCCTGATCCTTCAGTCCATACAGGGACTGATCATTCGCCTCGAGTACGTGTGTTGATCCTGGAGACATCAGACAGGATAAGGGTCGAAGTAGATGGGGCCCAGGTAGAGGCGGCAGGATCAGATGTGCCCGGAAAGGCTCGCTCGCAAACGAAGGCCGATATTCGGGGCCGACTCGATATCACCCGAAATGGGAAGGAAATAAAGGTAGCCGGGGGTGGGCGGACAATCGCCCGTTCTCCCTGGATCATGATCAGGCCGGAGCCAGGCAGTGATTTTCGGATCGAAGGAAAGATCTACAGGGGCGCTCTTCTTCTCAGGAACATGGGCAGGCGTATTCAGGCTATCAATGTGATCGGTGTGGACGACTATATCAAGGGTGTACTTCCATCGGAGATCGGATATCTCCGTAAAGGCCAGTATGAGGCATACAGGGTGCAGGCCATCGCGGCCCGTTCTTATGCGATGGGAAAACTCGAAGAAAAGAAAAATTCTCCTTATGATCTGAAGGCGACGATAATGGACCAGGTCTACAGAGGAGTCGGTGGTGAAAATACTGAAGCGTCAGCAGCCGTCGATGAGACCAGGGGACTGGTTGGATTGTGGAATGGCAGGGTGATCACAGCCTACTACAGTTCCTGCTGTGGAGGGCATACGGCCGATATACGGGACGGGTGGCCCTGGAAAGCTGATTTTCCGTATTTATACGGCAGCAGGGATTCGGAAGGCCGCCGGGGAAAGTCCTTTTGTCGTGATTCAAGACATTTCAGGTGGGAACACAGCTGGGACGGCCGGGCTCTTTTCCAGATCCTGAGGAAGACCCTGTCTGCCGAGCTGGGTAATCGTGTCGCGCCATTCTCAAGGCTTGTCGATATAAAGGTAGACGGTCTTTCAAAGAGTGGTCGGGTCAAGGCTCTTGTCTTTGTGACCGACAGGGGCAGGTACAGGGTCGAGGGAGACAGGTTAAGATGGGTGATGAGGCCCGAATCAGCCAGTGGGTCGATCCTCCGAAGCACACTATTCAAGATGAAAGTGACCAGGTCAGGTGGAAGGGTCGCTTCAGTTTCATTAAAGGGTGCCGGGAATGGGCACGGTACAGGTATGTGCCAGAGCGGAGCGATCAAGATGGCCGAGGAGGGGTATGATTTCAGGGAGATCCTGCTCCACTACTATCCAAAAATAACTATCGAAAGGGTCTATCAGGCCGAACGGGGAATGGATCGATGATAAACGATATCATCAGAAAACTTTCACCCCTTATCGTGGTTGGCCTCGAGGGGACCGTCCTCACCGACAGGGAAAGGGAGCTTCTGGCTGCCTTTCCGCCCGCCGGAGTGATTTTCTTTGCCCGTAATGTTGTGGACACGGCCCAGTTGAAAGGTCTGGCCTCTGAAGTATCGGATATCATCATGGATGCTTCCGGTCTGGTCCCACTGATCATGGCGGACCATGAAGGCGGTCGGACCTCTGTCCTGGCAAAGGCGGTCGGAACGCCCCCTTCACAGATGTCTCTGCTCAGGGCAGAGTCACTGCTTGGAGAGAAGGGGATGCTGGAGGAGACATTCAGGGAGACTGCGATGAGGATGCTTTCCTGCGGCATCAATATGACTCTGAGTCCAGTGGCTGATATTAATTCCGAGTATCTCAATCCCATCATCGGTACCAGAGCATTCGATATTGCTGCCGATCCTGTCTGTGACGCGGTGTTAAGAGCTATCCTGGCGCTCAGGGAGACAGGGATACTTACATCGATAAAACATTTTCCAGGGCATGGGTCCACTACCGGTGATTCCCATCTGGTCCTGCCAAGTGTCGGAAAGACGATTGATGAATTGATACAGAGTGATATGGAACCGTTCAGGTCGGGGGTCAGTGCTGGGGCGGATACGGTGATGACAGCGCATATTGCTCCTGCGGACCGTTCTCTTCCAGCTTCGCTCGATCCGTTTATCATAGGTGATCTGCTGAGAGGACGATTGGGTTTCGATGGGGTCGTCATCACAGACGGCCTCGAAATGGCAGGTATCCTGACAGGCAGGGGGTTGACGGGAGCTGCTTCCGGGCTTAATTCCGGTGAGGGCTGCCTTCTCAAGCCTGCCTGTGTGTTGAGGACAGTCCTGGAAGCGGGAAATGATATTCTTCTGTTTTCGCGACCAGCAGCAGAAGTCTATGCGGAGATAGAAGAGATGCTGCCTCTTCTTGAAGATGATCTGGATTTCTGGCATGAAGAGTTCGATGATATATTGGCCTGCTCGAGGCCTCGTGTGGACGAGTTGAGGTCCAGGGCCGTAGCAGCTGGAAGGTCGGGGGTGGACAGGGCATGGGAGTTTTCGGACGAAATATATGAGAGAGTATCGGATATAGTGACAGGAGTTGCTGGCAGAGCCGGACTGGCGGGTAGGCCCACATTCGATGATTCGACGCCGATAGTATTCTGTGGGGAAGAAAAGGATTTTTCATATTTTACGACAGCAAGTTTCATCTCCATCCTTTTATCCGAGACTGGCCGCACGGAGGGGGTTGCCCCCACTCCGGAAAGGGCCCTTGAACCGCTTTTCGAAGGTTCGTCTCCGCGCTCACGCGAACCAATGAGATTCTTCAGCCTGTCTTATGGTTCCCGGTCGGAAAAACCTTCAGGTGTCCTGGTCATGATGGGGCGCAGACCTCTCATAGTCGAAGACCTCAACCGTCTTGCAGAGGGATTCGATACGATCGTGGTAACAGATTGGCCATGGGCTTCAAGGCTCATCGATACACAAAAAAAGATTATAACTACCTATGGAATATGTGATTCGGCAGCTTCAGCTGTGGCAGGTCTGTTGAGTGGATAGGGAGCCTGAGCAGAATCAGAATTTATTTGACATTAGGACCATACCCTGTTATTAATATTCATGTTGGGCAGGGTTGACTGCCTGTTTTTTTTCAGTCATCCGGGATGTCCTGCACGTAAAATGATTAGTACGGGGTCGTAGTTCAGTTTGGTTAGAACGCCTGCCTGTCACGCAGGAGGTCGCGAGTTCGAGTCTCGTCGGCCCCGTTTTTTTTGACCGGACGATCAGATGGTCGGTCGGTCTTTTTTTGTCCTGATAAAAAGAAAAAGCGGAGGATGATCATCCTCCGCTTTTATTTATATGGAATATCGAACCAGGGCTTCTAGTATCTGTCCCGGCCGTATCCGCCGCCGCCACCGCGACCTCCGCCTCCTCCGCCTCCTCGTTTGTCCTCGCGGGGCTTTGCCTCGCTGACTTTGAGTGCGCGGCCATCAATTTCCTTGCCGTTGACACCTTCGATGGCTTTCAATGCTTCTTCGTCATTGTCCATCTCTACGAAACCAAAGCCCCTGGATCGATCCGTAAACTTGTCCTTGATAATGCGGGCTGAACTTACAGAGCCAAAAGGGCTGAAGAGCTGATTAAGATCATCATCAGTCGTTGAAAACGGGAGGTTTCCAACATAAATATTCTTTGCCATTTTCTTAAAGGTCCTTTCTAAAACAAAAACTGAATCGGAATCTAGCCACAGATACTGTTGTAGCCTGCAGCATCTTCATTTCTTTTCGGGCATCACCTCAGTTTCAAAGCGAAACAAAACACCGACGACCATATCCTTTTGAACCGATCCGACACAGTTCCCAAGTCCTGCTTCGAATAAGATTTGTCCTGGAAAATATAAGACAGGTAAATTACTTTTTCGAACCGTTTCTTGAAACTGGCCGCTATTTGATCGCTTTTGGTTAAGAGTCCCTGTTATCTCCTTTGTCGGAACTGTCCCTACAATTGAAATATACAACTACATGTCAAGAAAATGCCAGTATTTTTTCCGGTTTTCAGGTAGTAGCTTCTTTCAACCCCGATTCTATTCTGTCTGTTCCGTGGGTGCCTGAAAGAAGATATTGATTGCCTGGCATGATTTTCATTGATATTCTGGCACCCTGTGTGCGGTGCTTCTATCAACCGCTTTCCGGTCAACATTTTCGGTGGAGGACTGTCATGATGCTTTCCCGGTTCACAAGTATTTTATTTACCATAATATTTCTGGTCGGTGTGTGGGCAGGTTCAGGGCTCGAGGCATGCACATGTATTCTTGTCGGGAAGAATGCTTCAGTTGATGGTTCGACGACGACTAGCCATACCTGCGACAGCAGGCTAGACAGGACATGGCTGGAAGTTGTTCAAGGGGCAAAATATCACAAGGGGAGTACTTGTGGTGTCTATCTTGGGTCGAGGTTCACCAGGTATCCCGGCGATACTGCGGGTGTCAGACTGATGGGTCAGATCCCCCAGGTTCGAGAGACGTTCGCTTATCTGAATTCAGCTTACCCATGCATGAATGAAAAGCAGCTCGCGATTGGCGAGTCCACATTCGGGGGAAGGGCTGAGTTGAGGAATAAAGAGGCTTTCTTTTCCTGTGAGGAACTATGTCGCTTCGCCCTGGAAAGGGCTTCTACCTGCAGAGAGGCCATCAGTTTGATAGGGTCGCTTACGAAGGAATTTGGATATAATGATGGTGGAGAGTGTCTTATGTTCGCCGATACGGATGAGATATGGCATTTCGAGATCATCGGTTCGGGAAAGGACAGGGTCGGTTCAGTATGGGCGGCGCAGCGCATACCGGACGACCATGTCGGGGTGACAGCCAACGCCAGCAGGATCATGGAGATCGATCCCGGCGATTCGGAAAATTTCATGACCAGTGAGAATGTCATTGATGTCGCTGTTGAAAATGGCTGGTACGATCCCGATTCGGGAGAGCCGTTCCGGTTCTGCTATGCTTATGACCCGGGGGGACGGACCAGTATGGCCGCGCGCCGAAGGGAATGGAGGGTATTCGACCTGCTTGCGCCATCTCTGGGGCTTGATCCAAACTCTGAGAACTATCCCATTTCTGTCAGACCCGATACCCTGGTCACTGTAAGGCGGGTAATGGAGATATTCAGGGATACCTTCGAGGGTACCGAGTTCGATATGACAAAGTTCATGTACGTGGAGACCGAAGACGGGAAATTCGAGAAGAGCCCGTACGCGAACCCGTTCATGCATTACGATATGATGCCCCTGATGAAGGTCAACGGGGGGTGGGGAAAGATGGGCGAGAGATGTATAGCCAGGTATTATTGCGCATATATCACTGTGACCCAGTCGCGTGGATGGATGCCCGATCCGGTAGGAGGACTGGTCTGGTTCGGATGGGACAATCCTGCCATGACTGCTTTTACTCCTCTCTACTGCGGGATCTCCAATGTGCCCGAAAGCTGGAAACTAAGCGGGCGCCAGGCCTTCGACAGGGATTGTGCCTGGTGGGGGTTCAATCGTGTTGCCGACCTGTCTGCTCAGAAATGGGGGCAGATGAGAGTCGATGTCGATTCCGTAAGAGTGGCGTTCGAAGACAGGGCTTTCGATGACCAGGCAGAGCTGGAGAAAAAAGCGGTAGCCCTGTTCGAAAAAAGCCCAAAGAGAGCCAGAAAGTTACTTACCGAATATTCCTGCGGGTTTGCCGAAGAGACAACGGCTGCGTACTGGGACCTTGGAGACCATCTCTGGTGGAAATACACCGGAAAGTTCTGATGTGTTGATGAGTCTCTGGATAAATGATATAGTCGCGCGGAGATATAGTGATCAAAAGGCCAAAGGAAAATAGCACTAATTAACCAGTCAAGGAGTGGACGGATGGAAGCTCAGGAAGAAACCCAGAGACCGTGGTGGCGGTGGCTGATACTGCTTATGATCAGCATGGTCCTTTTCGGATCCTACTACGTCTATGACGCGGTCACACCGATCAACGATTATATCCAGCAGTCGATGGACATCGACAATTCTCAGTACGGATTGCTGTTCACATTGTATTCTTTGCCAAACCTCTTTTTTCTGGTGGTCTTTGCGGGTGTCCTGCTCGACAGGCTCGGAATAAAAAAGGCAGGGATCCTGTATGCTGGATTATGTGTCTTAGGTTCCCTTGTGACCTCTGTAGCCGCGGACAAGTCTTTTGTCTGGATGCTGGTCGGAAGAGGGATATTCGGGTTCGGATCGGAAGCGGCGATCCTGGTCGTCAACAAGGTGATAGCGAGGTGGTTCAGGGGGAAAGAGCTTTCACTGGCCTTCGGTCTTAATATAACGGTATGCAG comes from the Candidatus Latescibacterota bacterium genome and includes:
- a CDS encoding SpoIID/LytB domain-containing protein, with the translated sequence MRYAIVGIAILALATVISCGRPEPVYISGDPEAPDEQSSLPGPDPSVHTGTDHSPRVRVLILETSDRIRVEVDGAQVEAAGSDVPGKARSQTKADIRGRLDITRNGKEIKVAGGGRTIARSPWIMIRPEPGSDFRIEGKIYRGALLLRNMGRRIQAINVIGVDDYIKGVLPSEIGYLRKGQYEAYRVQAIAARSYAMGKLEEKKNSPYDLKATIMDQVYRGVGGENTEASAAVDETRGLVGLWNGRVITAYYSSCCGGHTADIRDGWPWKADFPYLYGSRDSEGRRGKSFCRDSRHFRWEHSWDGRALFQILRKTLSAELGNRVAPFSRLVDIKVDGLSKSGRVKALVFVTDRGRYRVEGDRLRWVMRPESASGSILRSTLFKMKVTRSGGRVASVSLKGAGNGHGTGMCQSGAIKMAEEGYDFREILLHYYPKITIERVYQAERGMDR
- a CDS encoding RNA-binding protein, whose product is MAKNIYVGNLPFSTTDDDLNQLFSPFGSVSSARIIKDKFTDRSRGFGFVEMDNDEEALKAIEGVNGKEIDGRALKVSEAKPREDKRGGGGGGGRGGGGGYGRDRY
- a CDS encoding C69 family dipeptidase; amino-acid sequence: MMLSRFTSILFTIIFLVGVWAGSGLEACTCILVGKNASVDGSTTTSHTCDSRLDRTWLEVVQGAKYHKGSTCGVYLGSRFTRYPGDTAGVRLMGQIPQVRETFAYLNSAYPCMNEKQLAIGESTFGGRAELRNKEAFFSCEELCRFALERASTCREAISLIGSLTKEFGYNDGGECLMFADTDEIWHFEIIGSGKDRVGSVWAAQRIPDDHVGVTANASRIMEIDPGDSENFMTSENVIDVAVENGWYDPDSGEPFRFCYAYDPGGRTSMAARRREWRVFDLLAPSLGLDPNSENYPISVRPDTLVTVRRVMEIFRDTFEGTEFDMTKFMYVETEDGKFEKSPYANPFMHYDMMPLMKVNGGWGKMGERCIARYYCAYITVTQSRGWMPDPVGGLVWFGWDNPAMTAFTPLYCGISNVPESWKLSGRQAFDRDCAWWGFNRVADLSAQKWGQMRVDVDSVRVAFEDRAFDDQAELEKKAVALFEKSPKRARKLLTEYSCGFAEETTAAYWDLGDHLWWKYTGKF